One part of the Mariniflexile litorale genome encodes these proteins:
- a CDS encoding YetF domain-containing protein, producing the protein MEYSDYIFTQVWNNLFDLTEKSLLLILLTSCGIYLAIIIYTRIAGKRSFSKMSSFDFAMTVAVGSMIATTILSKSVSLLEGAIGLFMVYLLQLIAAFLRRYKWFRYIIDNQPTLLMDGDIILRDNMKAVRVTEGDLRSKLRESNVTRLSEVKAVVFETTGDLVVLHKENNHPVDDWILKDVKR; encoded by the coding sequence ATGGAATACTCTGATTATATTTTTACTCAGGTTTGGAACAATCTTTTTGATTTAACAGAAAAATCTTTATTACTAATACTTCTTACTAGTTGTGGCATTTATTTAGCAATTATTATTTACACACGAATAGCAGGAAAAAGGAGTTTTTCTAAAATGTCTAGTTTCGATTTTGCAATGACTGTGGCTGTTGGATCCATGATTGCAACAACCATTCTTTCTAAATCTGTTAGTCTTTTAGAAGGTGCCATAGGACTTTTTATGGTTTATCTCCTTCAATTAATTGCTGCATTTTTACGTCGCTATAAGTGGTTTAGATACATTATAGACAATCAGCCAACCCTATTAATGGATGGAGATATCATCTTAAGGGATAATATGAAGGCAGTAAGAGTAACAGAGGGAGACTTAAGGTCAAAATTACGAGAATCTAATGTAACCAGACTTTCAGAAGTTAAAGCTGTAGTATTTGAAACTACAGGAGATTTAGTAGTTCTACATAAAGAAAACAATCATCCAGTTGACGATTGGATTTTGAA
- a CDS encoding YqaE/Pmp3 family membrane protein: MSLIIIILNILLPPLAVFMKHGVGTTLVISILLTLIGWIPGVIHAFLVNGK, translated from the coding sequence ATGTCTTTAATCATCATTATACTTAATATTTTATTACCACCGTTAGCTGTATTTATGAAACATGGTGTTGGTACTACCTTGGTTATAAGTATTTTACTTACACTAATTGGTTGGATTCCAGGAGTAATTCATGCCTTTCTGGTTAATGGGAAATAA
- a CDS encoding nucleoside hydrolase-like domain-containing protein, translating into MIINIKKVIDYFILMFLCVFLIQCGNSQQKKAKPRILISSDIGGTDDDDFQSAIHLFMYSDLFNIEGLISSPFGNGRKKDFLDMINLYEQDFQQLTNHNKNLLKPNYLRSICKQGAIPSAPFKGYDLPTEGSEWIIKCAKIKSDQPLWVLVWGGIEDVAQALHDAPEIEKNIKVYWIGGPNKKWCINAYAYIAENHPNLYIIEANATYRGWFMDNESPEDIKGDQYYDNFIQGRGAMGKAFKNYYNGNIKMGDTPSLAYLMNGEPNDPKSESWGGSFTSINRSSRNVFERNTTTSDTVAAYAVLEWRFKGPKLEIPQDSACFTLEISKQIWPGYYLGNGVYGVRYSSKKPEICSYITASNISELNGQTGQFVSTTPWPGQPNAHDYQLGPNWFGDKIEPEFFLKDQQGAKTISKHRKTFLMDWAKRWEWLKK; encoded by the coding sequence ATGATAATTAATATAAAAAAGGTAATCGATTATTTCATCTTGATGTTTCTATGTGTATTTTTAATTCAATGTGGCAATTCTCAGCAAAAAAAAGCAAAACCTCGCATACTAATAAGTAGTGACATAGGAGGAACTGACGATGATGATTTCCAATCAGCGATACATTTATTTATGTATTCCGATTTATTTAACATCGAAGGACTTATTTCATCACCCTTTGGAAATGGTAGAAAAAAAGATTTTCTTGATATGATAAATCTTTATGAACAAGATTTTCAACAATTAACAAACCACAACAAAAATTTACTAAAGCCTAATTATTTAAGAAGTATCTGTAAACAAGGAGCTATCCCAAGTGCTCCTTTCAAAGGGTATGATTTACCAACTGAAGGTTCAGAATGGATTATAAAATGTGCAAAAATAAAAAGCGACCAACCATTATGGGTTTTAGTTTGGGGTGGTATCGAAGATGTTGCCCAAGCATTACACGATGCTCCTGAAATTGAAAAAAACATTAAAGTGTACTGGATTGGTGGTCCTAACAAAAAATGGTGTATAAATGCATATGCCTATATAGCAGAAAATCATCCAAATCTATACATCATTGAAGCCAATGCCACTTACCGTGGGTGGTTTATGGATAATGAGTCTCCTGAAGATATAAAAGGAGATCAATATTATGATAATTTTATTCAAGGAAGAGGTGCTATGGGTAAAGCTTTTAAAAATTATTACAACGGTAATATTAAAATGGGAGACACTCCTTCCCTAGCCTATTTAATGAATGGTGAACCTAATGACCCAAAAAGTGAAAGTTGGGGAGGTAGTTTTACGTCAATAAATAGAAGTTCGAGAAATGTTTTTGAAAGAAATACAACAACTTCCGATACGGTAGCTGCTTATGCTGTTCTAGAGTGGAGGTTTAAAGGTCCAAAATTAGAAATCCCTCAAGATTCTGCATGTTTTACATTAGAAATTTCAAAACAAATTTGGCCAGGGTATTATCTTGGAAATGGTGTTTATGGTGTAAGGTATTCATCTAAAAAACCTGAAATTTGCTCCTATATAACTGCAAGTAATATCTCAGAATTAAACGGGCAAACTGGACAATTTGTAAGTACAACACCATGGCCCGGGCAACCAAACGCACATGATTACCAATTAGGACCTAATTGGTTTGGTGATAAAATAGAACCTGAATTTTTCCTAAAAGACCAACAAGGAGCAAAAACAATATCTAAACATCGTAAAACCTTCTTAATGGATTGGGCTAAAAGATGGGAATGGCTTAAAAAATAA
- the pelA gene encoding pectate lyase produces MKFHLKLLVILFFISNASEINSQEKKNNKNSPTHKPSAVKLTEVSWHDMGCYKIEMEMGTVYFEKDNGVSGFKSFIDTEGNDWVASYLEPGPNGDFRGFPNSVGNFGHAGRDSGSTTTIVNGITEGDQVILESTNGKFTFQYWFFADRVAIKVLKSEGEYNFLLECVAGGTADAEDYFVTADGKKHIPTNDGEFDDFTPEWFYLGDAKSKNVLFLAKTPEDDAPNENHRQIRPNGQHNMDLYSFGRTGKEEKYQVRGMSGNEHICIIGFAPVTTSHNEIAAMVEGFLSDPFKSRVKPIKIWTSAILNKKKEWYGSDEALAIAKNVIQYQSTQGGFPKSTDLARAPLTPGDIPPEGRGRANSIDNDATSVPMEFLAKVISATGDEKLKASFARGLDYLFAAQYPNGGWPQFWPLRGDEYYSRITYNDAAMIQVMNLLSGVVNGKPPYNFVDANRKAKATIAIERGLDCILKTQVKQNGKLTAWCAQYDEKTLQPAWARKYEPPSLSGGETVGIIEYLMSIENPTPEIINAVNAAVTWLRDVAIKGVQLNKVRNPDGRMERILVKDPKAPLLWARFYELNTNRPIYLDRDSVFHYDFSEVGYERRSGYDYHGFWATDLLEKEYPIWIAKYGKINASKTKKKEKTKTKKLDKVIKEKVKTEIIEAENGKFSGIIDRHSCWHHVMLTDAPHSTHSGRGVVDTKNEIGSYIEVNYTAAWTGLHRITVRYTHIKEDPRPGELLINGIRVGTLAMPQTEALPAWKTQSMEVNLQAGLNIIKLEALNEGGLPNMDYIKVAEIRDIAEGSLPNIHILEAEDGNFTGKEDHHSCWNFIAQIPAEHSGFTGEGYVDTHNEVGSFIEVQYNAPNTGKYELGIRYVHGKTDVRPAEIQVNGIISNPSLAFLPTNAWTAWTTITTPIDLKKGNNTIRFSAISIEGLANIDHFAFTPSIQ; encoded by the coding sequence ATGAAATTTCACCTTAAATTATTGGTCATACTCTTTTTTATTTCCAATGCATCTGAAATAAACTCTCAAGAAAAAAAGAACAACAAAAATTCACCTACACACAAACCTTCTGCTGTAAAACTTACTGAAGTTTCATGGCATGATATGGGTTGTTATAAAATTGAAATGGAAATGGGTACCGTCTATTTTGAAAAAGACAATGGGGTATCTGGATTTAAAAGTTTTATAGATACAGAAGGAAACGATTGGGTAGCATCCTATTTAGAACCTGGGCCTAATGGTGATTTTCGTGGGTTTCCTAATAGTGTTGGAAATTTTGGGCATGCGGGTCGCGATAGCGGTTCTACAACAACTATTGTTAACGGGATAACAGAAGGAGACCAAGTAATTTTAGAATCCACCAATGGGAAATTCACCTTTCAATATTGGTTTTTTGCAGATCGGGTAGCTATAAAAGTTTTAAAATCTGAAGGTGAATATAATTTCTTGTTAGAGTGTGTTGCTGGTGGAACTGCAGATGCAGAAGATTATTTTGTAACTGCCGATGGAAAAAAACATATTCCCACAAACGATGGCGAATTTGATGATTTTACACCAGAATGGTTTTATTTAGGCGATGCAAAATCAAAAAACGTTCTTTTCTTAGCTAAAACTCCAGAAGATGATGCTCCAAACGAAAATCATCGTCAAATTCGTCCTAATGGTCAGCACAATATGGATCTTTACAGCTTCGGACGTACGGGTAAAGAAGAAAAATATCAGGTACGCGGGATGAGTGGTAATGAGCATATCTGTATCATTGGGTTTGCACCCGTAACGACATCTCACAACGAAATTGCAGCCATGGTTGAAGGTTTTCTTTCAGATCCCTTTAAAAGTAGAGTTAAACCAATAAAGATATGGACCAGTGCTATTTTAAATAAAAAAAAGGAATGGTATGGTTCAGATGAAGCTTTAGCTATTGCTAAAAACGTAATTCAGTACCAATCAACGCAAGGTGGGTTCCCTAAAAGCACCGATTTAGCTCGTGCACCACTTACACCCGGAGACATTCCTCCTGAAGGACGCGGACGGGCAAACAGTATAGATAATGATGCCACTTCGGTTCCCATGGAGTTTCTAGCTAAGGTAATAAGTGCAACTGGTGATGAAAAACTTAAAGCATCCTTTGCTCGCGGCTTAGACTACCTATTCGCAGCACAATATCCTAACGGTGGATGGCCACAATTTTGGCCACTGAGAGGTGATGAATACTATTCACGAATAACCTATAACGATGCCGCAATGATTCAGGTAATGAATTTATTAAGTGGCGTTGTAAATGGCAAACCTCCATACAATTTTGTAGACGCTAACCGCAAAGCCAAAGCTACTATTGCCATTGAGCGGGGTTTAGATTGTATTCTTAAAACTCAAGTGAAACAAAATGGAAAACTCACGGCGTGGTGTGCTCAATATGATGAAAAAACACTACAACCAGCTTGGGCTCGTAAATACGAACCACCTTCCTTATCAGGTGGTGAAACTGTAGGTATTATAGAATACTTAATGTCCATAGAAAATCCAACTCCCGAAATAATTAATGCAGTAAATGCTGCGGTTACTTGGTTGAGAGATGTGGCGATAAAAGGCGTACAACTTAATAAAGTTCGCAACCCTGACGGAAGAATGGAAAGAATTTTAGTAAAAGATCCCAAAGCACCTCTTTTATGGGCTCGTTTTTATGAACTTAACACCAACCGTCCTATATATTTAGATCGTGATTCTGTTTTTCATTATGATTTTTCAGAGGTTGGCTATGAACGTAGAAGTGGTTACGATTATCATGGGTTTTGGGCTACAGATTTGTTAGAAAAAGAATATCCAATTTGGATCGCTAAATATGGGAAAATTAATGCTTCAAAAACTAAAAAAAAAGAAAAAACTAAAACTAAAAAACTAGACAAAGTAATTAAAGAAAAGGTAAAAACAGAGATTATTGAAGCCGAAAACGGAAAATTCTCAGGTATTATTGATCGACATAGCTGTTGGCATCATGTTATGCTTACCGATGCCCCACACTCAACACACTCTGGTCGTGGGGTTGTAGATACAAAAAATGAAATCGGGAGTTATATTGAAGTTAATTATACCGCCGCATGGACTGGATTACATCGTATTACAGTCCGATACACACACATAAAGGAGGATCCTCGTCCAGGGGAATTGCTAATAAATGGCATTCGAGTTGGAACACTTGCCATGCCACAAACCGAAGCGTTACCTGCATGGAAAACTCAATCCATGGAAGTTAATTTACAAGCTGGGTTAAACATTATAAAGCTTGAAGCCCTTAATGAAGGGGGGTTACCAAATATGGATTATATTAAAGTGGCAGAAATTAGAGATATTGCAGAAGGCTCCCTTCCTAATATACACATTTTAGAAGCTGAAGATGGAAATTTTACAGGAAAAGAAGACCATCATAGCTGTTGGAACTTTATAGCTCAGATACCCGCTGAACATAGTGGTTTTACTGGAGAAGGCTATGTTGATACACATAATGAAGTTGGAAGTTTTATTGAAGTACAGTACAATGCTCCAAATACAGGTAAATATGAGCTAGGAATTCGATATGTACATGGAAAAACAGATGTTAGACCAGCAGAAATTCAAGTTAATGGTATTATTTCAAATCCATCACTAGCATTTCTTCCTACAAATGCATGGACTGCTTGGACAACTATTACAACACCTATCGATTTAAAAAAAGGAAATAACACCATACGATTTTCGGCTATAAGTATAGAAGGATTGGCAAATATTGATCATTTTGCTTTTACGCCTAGCATCCAATAA
- a CDS encoding response regulator transcription factor — MKILVIEDEPEMQGLIKQFLEDENYVVEIAGNFQSGLNKIVSYDYDCILLDITLPDGNGLDLLQKLKNLNKADSVIIISAKDSIDDKVKGLDLGADDYLTKPFHITELNARIKSVIRRKKTDGRKLLELENVKINIEERLVLINNQLVELNRKEFDILVFFGMNKSRIVSKSAIAENIWGDYIDQSNDFDFIYSQIKNLRKKLRNHNAEIDINSVYGMGYKLALK; from the coding sequence ATGAAAATACTTGTAATAGAAGACGAACCTGAAATGCAAGGATTGATAAAACAATTCCTTGAAGATGAAAATTATGTAGTAGAAATAGCCGGTAATTTTCAATCAGGACTGAATAAAATCGTATCTTATGATTACGATTGCATCCTGCTTGATATTACACTTCCCGATGGAAACGGACTTGATTTATTGCAAAAATTGAAAAACTTAAATAAAGCGGACAGTGTTATTATTATTTCAGCAAAAGATTCTATTGATGATAAAGTTAAAGGCTTAGACCTAGGTGCAGATGATTATCTCACTAAACCTTTTCACATTACAGAATTAAATGCCAGAATAAAATCTGTAATCCGTCGAAAAAAAACAGATGGACGCAAATTACTAGAATTAGAAAATGTAAAGATTAATATTGAAGAACGCCTTGTTCTTATTAACAACCAATTGGTAGAATTAAACCGTAAGGAGTTCGATATTCTCGTTTTTTTCGGCATGAACAAATCCAGAATTGTAAGCAAATCTGCTATTGCTGAAAATATCTGGGGAGATTACATAGACCAATCAAACGACTTTGATTTTATTTATTCCCAAATTAAAAATTTACGTAAAAAGCTTCGCAACCATAATGCAGAAATAGATATCAATTCAGTATATGGAATGGGTTATAAATTAGCTTTAAAATGA
- a CDS encoding HAMP domain-containing sensor histidine kinase: MKLINHTLWILSVIIFTTVGLWAFLFYSQLLSQVKSTIDEGLTNHKIAIIDNLKDDNNIVEQLDFLDKSYIIKNVSEDYALEVRDSYKDTLIFSSLKHRNYEARLLTTAFISSDGRYFEMKVLSHELNKGKLIKKIITSLLWLFLFLFISAVLVNRFVLKKTWKPFYKLLEYLNDFRLDKYNSQELSKTNIKEFTLLNESVQKLLNTNVDIFNSQKQFIENASHELQTPLAIGINKLELLTEDPDLSAEQIKKIGNIIESFQRLSGLNKSLLLLSKIENKQFISTETLNFDKIISRIIEDFSDYAEFQKIKITYLKEDEWEFSMNKNLADMLVMNLIKNAIIHNQKEGDIIIHLTSTSFSIENSSNLPQIQANKLFTRFNKNSNNNNSTGLGLAIIKAIVDISDLSIIYSYNNKHVFTVKRKTL; the protein is encoded by the coding sequence ATGAAACTCATAAACCATACGTTGTGGATTCTCTCTGTAATAATATTTACAACGGTTGGTTTATGGGCTTTTCTTTTTTATTCTCAACTTTTAAGTCAGGTTAAATCCACTATAGATGAAGGTCTTACAAATCATAAAATAGCAATTATAGATAATCTAAAAGATGACAACAATATTGTCGAACAGTTGGATTTTTTAGATAAAAGCTACATTATTAAAAATGTAAGCGAAGATTATGCACTAGAAGTAAGAGATTCTTATAAAGATACTTTGATTTTTTCTAGCTTAAAACACAGAAATTACGAAGCGCGTTTACTTACTACGGCTTTCATTTCTTCTGACGGTAGGTATTTTGAAATGAAAGTCCTTTCGCATGAATTAAATAAAGGTAAATTAATAAAAAAGATCATAACATCACTACTATGGTTGTTTTTATTTCTATTCATTAGTGCTGTTTTAGTAAATAGATTTGTTTTAAAAAAGACATGGAAACCTTTCTATAAATTACTTGAATATCTTAATGATTTTAGATTAGACAAATATAATTCTCAAGAATTATCTAAAACCAATATCAAGGAATTCACCTTGTTAAATGAATCTGTTCAAAAGCTATTAAATACAAATGTTGATATTTTTAATAGCCAAAAACAATTCATTGAAAATGCATCACATGAATTACAAACACCTCTAGCAATAGGTATCAACAAACTTGAATTATTAACTGAAGACCCCGATTTATCTGCTGAACAAATCAAAAAAATCGGTAACATTATTGAATCATTTCAACGTTTGTCTGGTTTAAACAAATCTTTACTACTACTTTCAAAAATAGAAAACAAACAATTTATTTCTACTGAAACATTAAATTTTGATAAAATTATTAGCAGAATTATTGAAGATTTTTCAGATTATGCTGAATTCCAAAAAATCAAAATAACCTATTTAAAAGAAGATGAATGGGAATTTAGCATGAATAAAAACCTTGCGGATATGCTTGTGATGAATTTAATAAAGAACGCCATTATTCATAATCAAAAAGAAGGAGACATTATCATTCATTTAACATCTACCTCTTTCTCTATTGAAAATTCAAGTAATTTACCACAAATACAAGCCAATAAATTATTTACACGATTCAATAAAAATTCAAATAATAACAATTCTACAGGATTGGGGCTCGCTATAATAAAAGCCATTGTAGATATATCTGATTTATCCATTATTTACTCGTACAACAATAAGCATGTTTTTACAGTAAAAAGAAAAACTTTATAA